The Nocardia arthritidis genome has a window encoding:
- a CDS encoding DUF3090 domain-containing protein: protein MARAIHVFRTPDRFVAGTVGEPGDRAFYLQAVQEPRVVSVLLEKQQVKVLADRMGLLLDEVARRFSAPVPPPADEVTDNAPLVTPIDAEFRVGTMGLGWDADAGAVVVELLAITETEVDESVVLDDTEEGPDAVRVFLTPVQAREFALRSARVIAAGRPPCPLCGEPLSARGHMCVRTNGYKRGDIFGAAELEE from the coding sequence ATGGCACGAGCAATCCATGTATTTCGCACCCCCGATCGTTTCGTCGCCGGGACCGTCGGTGAGCCGGGCGATCGCGCGTTCTATCTGCAGGCCGTGCAGGAACCTCGGGTCGTGAGCGTGCTGCTGGAAAAGCAGCAGGTGAAGGTGCTCGCCGATCGGATGGGGTTACTGCTGGACGAGGTCGCGCGCCGCTTCAGCGCACCGGTGCCGCCGCCGGCGGACGAGGTGACCGATAACGCGCCCCTGGTCACCCCGATCGATGCGGAGTTCCGGGTCGGCACGATGGGCCTCGGCTGGGACGCCGACGCGGGCGCCGTCGTGGTGGAACTGCTCGCCATCACCGAAACCGAGGTCGACGAGTCGGTCGTGCTCGACGACACCGAGGAGGGCCCGGACGCCGTGCGGGTATTCCTGACGCCGGTGCAGGCCAGGGAGTTCGCGCTGCGCTCCGCGCGGGTGATCGCCGCGGGGCGGCCGCCGTGCCCGCTGTGCGGGGAGCCGCTGTCGGCGCGCGGGCATATGTGTGTGCGCACCAACGGGTACAAGCGCGGAGATATCTTCGGCGCGGCCGAACTAGAGGAGTGA
- a CDS encoding aldo/keto reductase: MEQRTVGRSGLRVSRIGLATHTWGSQTDADDAAGQLVAFAEAGGTLVDTSPAYAGGAAQGILGDLLTDLVPRDELVLSGCAGVTPPVEPPLDGPPPLRPTVDASRRAMLRQLDQTLADLGTDYLDIWNVAVWDPGTPLDEVAATLDAAVRSGRVRYAGVRGYCAWQLASIAALAPITAAQTQYSLLARAAELEFVPAAAHHGVGVIASAPLAGGILTGKYRDGVPADSRGADEATAAEIRHRLDERATRVVDAVVTAADGLGTSPLAVALAWIRDRPGIASMIVGARDIGQLTGVLAAETLELPRAIAAALDDVSARTE; encoded by the coding sequence ATGGAACAGCGAACGGTCGGCCGCAGCGGCCTACGGGTGTCGCGGATCGGGTTGGCGACCCACACCTGGGGATCGCAGACCGACGCCGACGACGCGGCCGGGCAATTGGTGGCCTTCGCCGAGGCGGGCGGCACCCTGGTGGACACCTCCCCCGCCTACGCGGGCGGTGCGGCCCAGGGGATACTCGGCGACCTGCTCACCGATCTCGTCCCGCGCGACGAATTGGTGCTGAGCGGTTGCGCGGGCGTCACCCCGCCGGTCGAGCCGCCGCTCGACGGTCCCCCGCCGCTGCGCCCGACGGTCGACGCGTCCCGGCGCGCCATGCTGCGCCAGCTCGACCAGACACTGGCCGACCTGGGCACCGACTACCTCGATATCTGGAATGTCGCGGTGTGGGATCCGGGAACGCCGCTCGACGAGGTGGCCGCGACCTTGGACGCCGCGGTGCGTTCGGGGCGGGTCCGCTATGCCGGGGTGCGCGGCTACTGCGCCTGGCAGCTGGCCAGCATCGCCGCGCTGGCGCCGATCACCGCGGCGCAGACCCAGTATTCGCTGCTGGCGCGCGCCGCGGAACTCGAATTCGTCCCCGCCGCAGCGCATCACGGCGTCGGGGTGATCGCGTCGGCACCCCTCGCCGGCGGCATCCTCACCGGCAAATACCGCGACGGCGTTCCCGCTGATTCGCGGGGCGCCGACGAGGCGACCGCCGCCGAGATCCGGCATCGGCTCGACGAACGCGCGACCCGGGTGGTGGACGCGGTGGTCACCGCCGCGGACGGGCTCGGCACCTCACCGCTGGCGGTCGCGCTGGCCTGGATCCGGGACCGGCCCGGCATCGCGAGCATGATCGTCGGCGCCCGCGATATCGGGCAGCTCACCGGGGTGTTGGCGGCGGAGACGCTGGAATTGCCGCGCGCCATCGCGGCCGCGCTGGACGACGTGAGCGCGCGCACAGAATGA
- a CDS encoding undecaprenyl-diphosphate phosphatase yields MTWVQALVLGLVQGLTEFLPISSSAHLRIVSAVCFGDDAGASFTAVTQLGTEAAVLVYFAKDIWRIVLAWFAGVGSRLRSRETVPLSDRVTTKLPVITDPREYADLDAQRELDYRIGWYVIIATIPIGVLGFLLKDQIRTGARNLWLISTMLIVFALVIAAAEYYGRKQRPIEQLTTRDGLVMGLAQCLALIPGVSRSGATSSAGLFAGLTRQAAVRFSFLLAIPAVTASGLFSIPDAFAPAGDGLNASGPQLIVATIVAFSVGYASIAWLLRFVADHSLGWFVGYRILLGLTVMGLLATGTVSAT; encoded by the coding sequence ATGACGTGGGTGCAGGCGCTGGTACTCGGTCTGGTGCAGGGGCTCACCGAATTCCTGCCGATCTCCTCCTCGGCCCACCTGCGCATCGTGTCGGCGGTGTGTTTCGGTGACGATGCGGGCGCGTCGTTCACGGCGGTGACCCAGCTGGGCACCGAGGCCGCGGTTCTGGTGTACTTCGCCAAGGACATCTGGCGCATCGTGCTCGCCTGGTTCGCCGGAGTGGGAAGCAGGCTGCGCAGTCGGGAAACGGTTCCGCTGAGCGACCGGGTCACCACGAAACTTCCGGTGATCACCGACCCGCGCGAATACGCCGACCTGGACGCGCAGCGCGAACTCGACTACCGCATCGGCTGGTATGTGATCATCGCCACCATCCCCATCGGCGTGCTCGGGTTCCTGCTGAAGGACCAGATCCGCACCGGAGCGCGCAACCTGTGGTTGATCTCCACCATGTTGATCGTGTTCGCGCTGGTCATCGCGGCCGCCGAATACTATGGGCGCAAACAGCGCCCGATCGAGCAGCTCACCACCCGCGACGGGCTGGTCATGGGCTTGGCGCAGTGTCTGGCGCTCATCCCCGGTGTCTCCCGATCCGGGGCGACCTCGTCGGCCGGATTGTTCGCCGGGCTGACTCGGCAAGCGGCCGTGCGGTTTTCGTTCCTGCTCGCGATTCCGGCGGTCACCGCCTCCGGCCTGTTCAGCATTCCGGACGCGTTCGCGCCCGCCGGCGACGGCCTGAACGCGAGCGGTCCGCAGTTGATCGTCGCGACCATCGTCGCGTTCAGCGTCGGCTATGCCTCCATCGCCTGGCTGCTGCGCTTCGTCGCCGACCACAGCCTCGGCTGGTTCGTCGGCTACCGCATCCTGCTCGGGCTGACCGTCATGGGCCTGCTCGCGACCGGAACGGTGTCGGCCACATGA
- a CDS encoding SCO1664 family protein, translating to MAQADDRFHSGELTVIGRVNVASNVTLVCDIEDSGGPLRVVYKPVRGERPLWDFPDGTLAGREVASYLISEALGWGVVPETILRDGPFGPGMVQRWVDAADNHTDQGDRLDLVDLCPAGAVPDGFREVLRAQDAAGNEVSLIHADDPRLQRMAVLDVLLNNADRKGGHALEGVDGQVYGVDHGICLHSEYKLRTVLWGWAGQPVCEDLIADIAAFAKALPNQLADTLSRHITDAEIDALAARARALVDRPIMPFPDTARPIPWPAF from the coding sequence GTGGCCCAGGCCGATGATCGGTTCCACAGCGGTGAGTTGACGGTGATCGGTCGGGTGAACGTCGCGAGCAATGTCACGCTGGTCTGCGATATCGAGGATTCCGGTGGTCCGCTGCGGGTGGTGTACAAGCCGGTGCGCGGGGAACGGCCGCTCTGGGATTTCCCGGACGGCACCCTGGCCGGGCGCGAGGTGGCCTCGTATCTGATCTCGGAGGCGTTGGGTTGGGGGGTTGTTCCGGAAACCATTCTGCGGGACGGTCCGTTCGGGCCCGGCATGGTGCAGCGCTGGGTGGATGCCGCCGACAATCACACCGATCAGGGCGATCGCCTGGATCTGGTGGATCTGTGCCCGGCCGGTGCGGTGCCCGATGGTTTTCGTGAGGTGCTGCGCGCCCAGGACGCGGCGGGTAACGAGGTGTCGCTGATCCACGCGGACGATCCGCGGTTGCAGCGTATGGCGGTGCTCGACGTGCTGTTGAACAACGCCGACCGCAAAGGCGGGCACGCGCTGGAGGGCGTCGACGGCCAGGTGTACGGGGTGGACCACGGCATCTGTCTGCACAGCGAATACAAATTGCGGACGGTGCTGTGGGGTTGGGCCGGTCAGCCTGTCTGCGAGGACCTGATCGCCGATATCGCCGCCTTCGCCAAGGCGCTGCCGAACCAACTCGCCGACACGCTGTCCCGGCACATCACCGACGCGGAGATCGACGCGCTCGCCGCGCGGGCCCGGGCACTGGTGGACCGGCCGATAATGCCGTTCCCCGACACCGCCCGCCCCATCCCTTGGCCCGCGTTCTGA
- a CDS encoding heme/hemin ABC transporter substrate-binding protein yields the protein MSGRTAERISRGERPRTTGGSLVGTRIVKRRKGFARVVVAALAVTLALGTVACGGSNGPTADGQRGHTTAKLDSLDPVPIGPEPTPTLPVTVHSFDGSHVTVTDASRIVAVDQYGTLAQTVYALGLGQKLVGRSSRANFPAVQHVPNVAGGNGALNMESLLALRPSVFLTDTVTATPQLRDQLRATGVTTVYFDPSRTMDAVGPQIQAVAYALGVPDAGKALAQRTRDEIAAATAGIPKHDQSLKIAFLYLRSTAITFISGPNSGADALISALGATDAGTAAGLKEPFTSITSEAMIGAAPDVLLVMTDGLDSIGGVDGLAKIPGVAQTPAGRNKRVVDMSDTVLLGFGPNTGRVVAALGQAVYGGKSA from the coding sequence ATGAGTGGCCGCACGGCAGAACGGATCTCGCGGGGCGAACGGCCGCGCACCACCGGCGGCTCGCTCGTGGGCACTCGAATCGTCAAGCGCCGGAAAGGATTCGCGCGCGTCGTAGTCGCCGCGCTGGCGGTGACGCTCGCGCTCGGCACGGTCGCGTGCGGCGGCTCTAACGGCCCCACCGCCGACGGGCAGCGCGGGCACACCACTGCGAAACTCGACAGCCTCGACCCTGTGCCGATCGGACCCGAGCCGACACCGACGCTGCCGGTGACGGTGCACTCCTTCGACGGCTCGCATGTCACGGTGACCGACGCGAGCCGCATCGTCGCCGTCGACCAATACGGCACCCTCGCGCAGACCGTGTACGCGCTCGGCCTGGGCCAGAAGCTGGTCGGCCGCAGCTCGCGCGCCAATTTTCCGGCCGTGCAACATGTTCCGAACGTCGCGGGCGGCAACGGCGCGCTGAATATGGAATCGCTGCTGGCGCTGCGTCCTTCGGTATTTCTCACCGATACCGTCACGGCCACACCGCAATTGCGCGACCAGCTGCGCGCCACCGGCGTGACGACCGTGTACTTCGACCCGTCGCGCACCATGGACGCGGTCGGCCCGCAGATCCAGGCCGTTGCCTACGCGCTCGGCGTGCCCGACGCCGGAAAAGCGTTGGCGCAGCGCACCCGTGACGAGATCGCCGCGGCCACCGCTGGCATCCCGAAGCACGACCAGTCGTTGAAGATCGCGTTCCTGTATCTGCGCAGCACCGCGATCACGTTCATCTCGGGACCGAATTCCGGTGCCGACGCGTTGATTTCGGCGCTCGGCGCGACCGACGCCGGTACCGCCGCCGGACTGAAGGAACCGTTCACCAGCATCACCAGCGAGGCGATGATCGGCGCCGCACCCGATGTGCTGCTGGTGATGACCGATGGGCTCGACTCCATCGGCGGCGTCGACGGTCTGGCGAAAATCCCCGGTGTCGCCCAAACTCCGGCCGGACGCAACAAACGCGTCGTCGATATGTCCGATACCGTGCTGCTCGGCTTCGGACCCAATACCGGGCGGGTGGTCGCGGCCCTCGGACAGGCCGTCTACGGCGGCAAATCCGCATGA
- a CDS encoding LLM class flavin-dependent oxidoreductase, which translates to MTVLGAVSLPHLAPEQLAAVSDAAESSGLEELWLWEDCFWGGAIAAAATVLARTERVRVGIGVMPTPLRNVALNAMELSVLLRAHPGRLLPGVGHGVQEWMAQIGARVDSPLTLMREQLTALRALLSGEKVSVSGRYVHLDEVALAWPPSTPTPLIAAATGPKTLRLSGEFADGTILTSRTAPEGVRAAKQIIDEGVAKSGRAQPHRIIVNVDTVTGPDAADRLTRCQQGREGQQPGAGATGDAQSIADAVRRYAEAGADTVVLQPPVDDPDPIEFIRFVGAEVRPLVG; encoded by the coding sequence ATGACGGTTCTCGGCGCAGTTTCCCTACCCCATCTGGCTCCCGAACAGCTTGCCGCAGTAAGCGATGCGGCCGAAAGCAGCGGCCTCGAGGAACTCTGGCTGTGGGAGGACTGTTTCTGGGGCGGGGCCATCGCCGCCGCCGCGACCGTACTCGCCCGCACCGAACGGGTGCGGGTCGGCATCGGCGTGATGCCGACCCCGCTGCGCAATGTGGCACTCAACGCCATGGAGCTCAGCGTGCTGCTGCGCGCGCATCCGGGCCGGTTACTGCCCGGTGTCGGGCACGGAGTGCAGGAGTGGATGGCGCAGATCGGCGCCCGCGTCGACTCCCCGCTCACGCTGATGCGCGAACAGCTGACGGCGCTGCGCGCGCTGCTCAGCGGCGAAAAGGTCAGCGTCAGTGGACGATACGTGCACCTGGACGAGGTGGCCCTCGCCTGGCCGCCCAGCACCCCCACACCCCTCATCGCCGCCGCCACCGGACCGAAGACGCTGCGGCTGTCCGGTGAATTCGCCGACGGCACCATCCTCACCTCCCGCACCGCACCGGAGGGTGTGCGCGCCGCCAAACAAATCATCGACGAGGGCGTCGCGAAATCGGGCCGCGCCCAACCACATCGAATCATCGTCAACGTCGACACAGTGACCGGCCCCGACGCCGCCGACCGGCTCACCCGCTGCCAACAGGGCCGCGAAGGTCAGCAACCGGGCGCGGGCGCCACCGGAGACGCCCAGTCGATCGCCGACGCCGTGCGGCGCTACGCGGAAGCCGGTGCCGACACCGTCGTGCTCCAACCCCCCGTCGACGACCCCGACCCGATCGAGTTCATCCGGTTCGTCGGGGCCGAGGTGCGGCCGCTGGTGGGCTGA
- a CDS encoding histidine phosphatase family protein, protein MTVILLRHGVSTSNTARTLAGRSAGVDLTDRGAEQARGVADRLAELPIEHIAASPLLRCQRTVAPLAEKFGLEPDYDDRLVEVDYGEWTGRPIAELLNEPLWKVVQRHASGATFPGGEGLAQVQTRAVAAIRETDRELAQRHSRDVLWVACTHGDVIKAVLADALGIHLDGFQRIVVEPASLSVVRYTPTAPYVVRLNDTGVDLSGLAIKPQRAVADSPPGRADDPGPVPGGELGAAAGADNGNAERSDSL, encoded by the coding sequence ATGACGGTGATTTTGTTGCGGCACGGTGTGTCGACGTCGAACACCGCCCGCACCCTCGCCGGCCGCAGCGCCGGCGTCGACCTCACCGACCGCGGCGCGGAGCAGGCTCGGGGCGTGGCCGACCGGCTCGCCGAACTGCCCATCGAGCACATCGCGGCCTCGCCGCTGTTGCGCTGTCAGCGAACGGTGGCGCCGCTGGCGGAGAAGTTCGGGCTGGAACCGGATTACGACGACCGGCTCGTCGAGGTCGACTACGGCGAGTGGACCGGGCGGCCCATCGCGGAGCTGTTGAACGAACCGCTGTGGAAGGTGGTGCAGCGGCACGCCTCCGGCGCGACGTTCCCGGGCGGTGAGGGGCTCGCGCAGGTGCAGACCCGCGCGGTCGCCGCCATCCGGGAGACGGATCGTGAACTGGCCCAACGTCATTCGCGTGACGTGCTGTGGGTGGCCTGTACGCACGGCGATGTGATCAAGGCGGTGCTTGCCGATGCGCTCGGCATCCATCTGGACGGTTTCCAGCGGATCGTGGTGGAACCGGCCTCGTTGAGCGTCGTCCGCTACACCCCTACCGCACCCTATGTGGTGCGGCTCAACGACACCGGCGTCGATCTGTCCGGATTGGCGATCAAACCGCAACGCGCCGTTGCCGATTCCCCACCGGGGCGGGCCGATGACCCCGGTCCGGTTCCCGGCGGGGAGCTGGGAGCGGCCGCGGGTGCGGATAATGGGAATGCGGAGCGCTCGGATTCCTTGTAA
- the mshC gene encoding cysteine--1-D-myo-inosityl 2-amino-2-deoxy-alpha-D-glucopyranoside ligase: protein MQSWSEIALPTVPGAGPPLRLYDTADRQVRPVTPGPTATMYVCGITPYDATHLGHAATYLTFDLVNRVLRDAGHEVHYVQNVTDVDDPLFERAARDGVDWRDLGTREIELFREDMTALRIVPPRDYVGAIESVDEVVEFVQKLLASGAAYVVDDPEFPDVYFRADATEQFGYESGYDRDTMERLFAERGGDPDRPGKRDIIDALLWRAARPGEPSWPAPFGPGRPGWHIECAAIALNRIGPEFDIQGGGSDLIYPHHEYSAAHAEALVAGRRFARHYVHAGLIGLDGEKMSKSKGNLVLVSRLRRTGVDPAAIRLGLLAGHYRQDRMWTDAVLEAAQARLELWRRAVALSTGPAAADTVARLRQHLSDDLDTPKALDAVDHWARQALDYGGQDATAPADVRTAVDALLGVRL, encoded by the coding sequence ATGCAGTCCTGGTCCGAAATAGCCCTACCGACCGTCCCCGGAGCAGGGCCGCCGCTGCGGTTGTACGACACCGCCGATCGGCAGGTGCGCCCGGTGACCCCCGGCCCCACCGCCACCATGTATGTCTGCGGGATCACCCCCTACGACGCCACCCATCTCGGGCACGCCGCAACCTATCTGACCTTCGACCTGGTGAACCGGGTGTTGCGGGACGCGGGGCACGAGGTGCACTACGTGCAGAACGTCACCGATGTCGACGACCCGCTGTTCGAGCGCGCCGCCCGCGACGGCGTCGACTGGCGCGACCTGGGCACCCGCGAAATCGAACTGTTTCGCGAGGATATGACGGCGCTGCGGATCGTGCCGCCGCGCGACTACGTCGGCGCCATCGAATCGGTCGACGAGGTGGTCGAATTCGTGCAGAAGCTGCTCGCCTCGGGTGCGGCGTACGTGGTGGACGATCCGGAGTTCCCGGATGTCTACTTCCGTGCCGACGCCACCGAGCAGTTCGGCTACGAATCCGGTTACGACCGGGACACCATGGAGCGGTTGTTCGCCGAACGCGGCGGCGACCCGGACCGTCCCGGCAAGCGCGACATCATCGACGCCCTGCTGTGGCGCGCCGCCCGTCCCGGCGAACCGTCCTGGCCCGCCCCGTTCGGTCCTGGCCGTCCGGGCTGGCATATCGAGTGCGCGGCGATCGCGTTGAACCGTATCGGCCCGGAATTCGATATCCAGGGCGGTGGCAGCGATCTGATCTACCCGCATCACGAGTATTCGGCCGCGCACGCGGAGGCGCTGGTCGCGGGCCGCCGTTTCGCCCGCCACTACGTACATGCCGGGCTGATCGGCCTGGACGGCGAGAAGATGTCGAAGTCCAAGGGCAATCTGGTGCTGGTCTCGCGGCTGCGCCGGACCGGTGTCGACCCGGCCGCGATCCGGTTGGGCCTGCTGGCCGGGCACTACCGGCAGGACCGCATGTGGACCGACGCGGTGCTGGAGGCGGCGCAGGCCAGGCTGGAGCTGTGGCGGCGCGCCGTCGCGCTGTCCACCGGCCCGGCCGCCGCCGATACCGTCGCCCGGCTGCGCCAGCATCTGTCCGACGATCTGGATACCCCGAAAGCCCTTGACGCCGTGGACCATTGGGCTCGTCAGGCGCTGGACTACGGCGGTCAGGACGCGACCGCGCCCGCGGATGTGCGGACCGCGGTGGACGCGTTGCTGGGTGTGCGGTTGTAG